A DNA window from Bos mutus isolate GX-2022 chromosome 11, NWIPB_WYAK_1.1, whole genome shotgun sequence contains the following coding sequences:
- the KCNS3 gene encoding delayed-rectifier potassium channel regulatory subunit KCNS3, producing the protein MVFGEFFHRPGPDEELVNLNVGGFKQTVDQSTLLRFPHTRLGKLLSCHSEEAILELCDDYSVADKEYYFDRNPSLFRYVLNFYYTGKLHVMEELCVFSFCQEIEYWGINELFLDSCCSNRYQERKEENHEKDWDQKSNDVSTDSSFEESSLFEKELEKFDKLRFGQLRKKIWIRMENPAYCLSAKLIAISSLSVVLASIVAMCIHSMSEFQNEDGEVDDPVLEGVEIACIAWFTGELVIRLVTAPCQKKFWKNPLNIIDFVSIVPFYATLAVDTKEEESEDIENMGKVVQILRLMRIFRILKLARHSVGLRSLGATLRHSYHEVGLLLLFLSVGISIFSVLIYSVEKDDHTSSLTSIPVCWWWATISMTTVGYGDTHPVTLVGKLIASTCIICGILVVALPITIIFNKFSKYYQKQKDIDVDQCSEDPPEKCQELPYFNIRDIYAQRMHAFITSLSSVGIMVSDPDSTDASSIEDNEDVYNTASLENCPPT; encoded by the coding sequence ATGGTGTTTGGTGAGTTTTTCCATCGCCCTGGACCAGACGAGGAACTTGTCAACTTGAACGTGGGGGGCTTTAAGCAGACGGTCGACCAGAGCACCCTCCTGCGCTTCCCTCACACCAGACTCGGGAAACTGCTTAGCTGCCACTCGGAAGAGGCCATCCTGGAACTGTGCGATGACTACAGCGTGGCCGATAAAGAGTACTACTTTGATCGCAACCCCTCGCTGTTCAGATACGTCTTGAACTTCTATTACACGGGGAAGCTGCACGTCATGGAGGAGCTGTGCGTGTTCTCGTTCTGCCAGGAGATTGAGTACTGGGGCATCAACGAGCTCTTCCTGGATTCCTGCTGCAGTAATCGCTACCAGGAGCGCAAGGAGGAGAACCACGAGAAGGACTGGGACCAGAAGAGCAACGACGTGAGTACCGACTCCTCCTTCGAAGAGTCATCTCTGTTCGAGAAAGAGCTGGAGAAGTTTGACAAGCTGCGATTTGGCCAGCTCCGGAAGAAGATCTGGATCCGGATGGAGAACCCAGCCTACTGCCTGTCGGCCAAGCTCATCGCCATCTCTTCCCTGAGCGTGGTGCTGGCCTCCATCGTGGCCATGTGCATCCACAGCATGTCGGAGTTCCAGAACGAGGACGGGGAGGTGGATGACCCCGTGCTGGAAGGTGTGGAGATCGCATGCATCGCCTGGTTCACGGGCGAGCTGGTCATCCGGCTGGTTACTGCTCCCTGTCAAAAGAAATTCTGGAAGAACCCTCTGAACATAATTGACTTCGTGTCCATCGTTCCCTTTTATGCCACGTTGGCTGTAGACACCAAGGAGGAAGAGAGTGAGGACATTGAGAACATGGGGAAAGTGGTCCAGATCCTCAGGCTCATGAGGATTTTCCGAATTCTCAAGCTTGCCCGGCACTCGGTGGGACTTCGGTCTCTCGGTGCCACACTGAGGCATAGCTACCATGAGGTCGGCCTGCTGCTTCTCTTCCTGTCGGTGGGCATCTCCATCTTTTCTGTGCTTATCTACTCCGTGGAGAAGGACGACCACACCTCCAGCCTCACCAGCATCCCCGTCTGCTGGTGGTGGGCCACCATCAGCATGACGACCGTGGGCTATGGAGACACCCACCCGGTCACCTTGGTGGGAAAGCTGATCGCCAGCACGTGCATCATCTGTGGCATCTTGGTGGTGGCCCTTCCCATCACCATTATCTTCAACAAGTTCTCCAAGTACTACCAGAAGCAAAAGGACATCGATGTGGACCAGTGTAGTGAGGACCCGCCAGAGAAGTGTCAGGAGCTCCCTTACTTTAACATTAGAGACATTTATGCCCAGCGGATGCACGCCTTCATCACCAGTCTCTCTTCGGTGGGAATCATGGTGAGCGACCCCGACTCCACAGACGCTTCAAGCATTGAAGACAATGAGGATGTTTATAACACAGCATCCTTGGAGAATTGCCCCCCAACGTGA